The proteins below come from a single Felis catus isolate Fca126 chromosome A1, F.catus_Fca126_mat1.0, whole genome shotgun sequence genomic window:
- the POU5F2 gene encoding POU domain, class 5, transcription factor 2 has protein sequence MAGPRPSYFSPLPGSGRGGPRGPVPVRVDTPAWLTAQAAPSMLMVQPGIQQGVSPGPEVWEMPLGPLPYKFRGGMAPCTPGVGAGKVGAWFPSPSEGTFPRPYIVLQCIPRLALPEDVSAIEKEMEQLAKELRRKRMALGYSQADVAFAVGALFGKVLSQTTVCRFEAQQLSIANMWKLGLLMKMWLEEVDTKNFMGVCKIEMILQQARKRRQESRERRIVNYLEKLFLQCPKPTPQQISRIAGQLRLQKELVRVWFYNRNKMDGQPTIDFSPQEDVGAGGWPPFPGGPVCFPLASGPHFGSPCYEEPYFTHFTPYPVEGTHLSAPATPLGYSRLSN, from the coding sequence ATGGCGGGACCCAGGCCCTCATACTTCTCCCCACTGCCAGGCAGTGGTAGGGGCGGGCCCAGAGGGCCAGTGCCGGTGCGGGTTGACACTCCGGCCTGGTTGACCGCCCAGGCGGCTCCGAGCATGCTGATGGTCCAGCCGGGAATCCAGCAGGGGGTCAGCCCAGGCCCTGAGGTGTGGGAGATGCCCCTGGGTCCCCTGCCATACAAATTCCGGGGCGGGATGGCACCCTGCACGCCCGGGGTCGGAGCTGGCAAGGTGGGAGCCTGGTTCCCGAGCCCCTCAGAGGGCACCTTCCCCAGGCCCTACATCGTCCTGCAGTGCATCCCAAGGTTGGCACTGCCAGAGGACGTCTCAGCcatagagaaagagatggagcAGCTGGCCAAGGAGCTGAGGCGAAAGAGAATGGCCCTGGGGTACTCACAGGCCGACGTGGCGTTTGCCGTGGGGGCTCTCTTTGGAAAGGTTCTTAGCCAGACAACCGTCTGCCGCTTTGAGGCCCAGCAGCTCAGCATCGCCAACATGTGGAAGTTGGGACTGCTGATGAAAATGTGGCTGGAGGAAGTGGACACCAAGAACTTTATGGGTGTATGCAAAATAGAGATGATCCTGCAGCAGGCTCGGAAGCGAAGACAGGAAAGCAGGGAGCGACGCATCGTAAACTATCTGGAGAAACTCTTCTTGCAGTGCCCGAAGCCCACACCCCAGCAAATCAGCCGCATCGCTGGGCAGCTCCGGCTACAGAAGGAACTGGTCCGAGTTTGGTTCTATAATCGGAACAAGATGGATGGTCAGCCAACCATTGATTTCTCCCCACAGGaggatgtgggggcaggggggtggcctCCTTTCCCAGGGGGGCCGGTATGCTTTCCTCTGGCATCAGGGCCCCATTTTGGTTCCCCCTGCTATGAAGAGCCCTATTTTACACACTTCACCCCTTACCCTGTGGAGGGGacccacctctctgccccagccacccCTCTTGGCTACTCCAGGCTTTCAAACTGA